tggttcctaggtatacgaaattatctacaacttcaaagttatgactgtcaacagtgacgtgggagccaagacgcgaatgcgctgactgttggtttgatgacaggagatatttcgtcttgtcctcgttcaccaccagacccattcgcttcgcttccttatccaggcgggaaaaagcagaactaacggcgcgggtgttgtttccgatgatatcaatatcatcggcgtacgccaggagctgtacactcttgtagaagattgtaccttctctatttagctctgcagctcttataattttctccagcatcaagttaaagaagtcgcacgatagcgagtcaccttgtctgaaacctcgtttggtatcgaacggctcggagaggtccttcccgatcctgacggagcttttggtgttgctcaacgtcaacttacacagccgtattagttttgcggggataccaaattcagacatcgcggcataaaggcagctccttttcgtgctgtcgaaagcagctttaaagtcgacaaatagatggtgtgtgtcgatccttttttcacgggtcttctccaagatttggcgcatggtgaatatctggtcagttgttgattttccaggtctaaagccacactgataaggtccaatcagtttgttgacggtgggctttagtctttcacacagtacgctcgatagaaccttataagcgatgttaaggaggcttatcccacgatagttggcgcagattgtggggtctccctttttgtggattgggcagagtacactgagattccaatcgtcgggcatgctttcttccgaccatatttcgcaaagaagctgatgcatgcaccttatcagctcttcgccgccgtatttgaatagctcggccggcaatccatcggcccccgccgccttgttgttcttcaagcgggtaattgctattctaatttcttcacggtcgggcaatggaacatctgttccatcgtcgtcgattggggaatcgggttcgccatctcctggtgttgtactttcactgccattcagcaggctggagaagtgttccctccacaaacacagtatactctggtcatcaaccactagatcaccgctgggggtcctacaggagtgtgctccggtcttgaaaccttcagttagtcgccggatcttttcgtaaaattttcgagcattacccctgtcggccagcttgtcaagctcttcatactcacgcatttctgcctctttctttctttttctgcaaatgcgtctcgcttccctcttcagctctcggtatctttcccatcccgctcgtgttgcggtcgatcgcaacattgcgaggtaggcagtctgttttctctccactgcgagacgacaatcccacacacaaatccaacaccaaatttgcgctcctttatatggccgctgtagtagatgtccttgtccgtccgtccttgtcccgtccatcgcacttcttggatggcggtgatgtcagccttgagtcgtatgaggacatcaaccagctgggcagaggcaccttcccaattaagggtccggacattccaggtgcatgcccttatatcattgtccttaaaacgtttgcaggggtcgtcatcaaaagggggggggtcgtagatttttcattggtacttcgtttttatgtggtgggtcccaagccctacgcacaaccgcataagcgggcttcgccttctcactttagctcgccttcaaacggatgtctgttggctacccagaggatacttggtctaaaaccggaagtcgtgagctgcttgaaccatgtggagaagaatcgtttctggccactcccaagtgaatgacaatcaaaaactttcctcatttgcgtgaacttctacacatgatcccatcctccatacatatacatatatatctacagagcttaatgcttgtaataactaaacaaaaaataaacaattttttaacatcaaaataaaaattattataaataaatattttggacacaatgcaacagatgcattcttgtacatacatacatatgtacatatgtatgtacatcttaatacgcactaactcaacatgtacatatactcatttatatttaccatgttATTATCCACTGTTTCTGCGTTGTTGTTATACTATATTGCACCAGTGCTAAATCCaaaaacctgaaattatttaaaattactaatttgtattatttattaaaaatatatgaaacatacctcCACCAATTCCAACGTAACCTCCTTGCTCTTCCTTTCCTGCGCACACACGTATAActggaatgaaattattttaattataaaaacaacacaaataatgcatttataagaTGGATGAAtatccaaaaacacttaacaaaataaaataaatatttaaaacgcacttacatccattcactttaaattttattttgaaatgaacagcggccatggtggcgatttttgaacggttcattgtatctctctcttacacatacaaaaattagggttaatgaattttgctactctaactaccgagattgccacttaactacaaaatgttagcaatgtgtatgtattggtaaaagctgaaaaaatttgcatgtgtagtggtgtatgagttagctccgtcttgtagggttcTAAATCAAGAGGATTGCCTTGAAATTTAAATCCCTAAATCGGGGTATGCTTCATTAACCTTCAAGAAGTCGCGCGTAGTCTTTTCGACCGCCCATGGTGaataaagtattataatttttggtatataatcccagatatttggtaGTTCTAGTAGCTTGAGGTTAGTTCATTTCCAATCGAATGCACTATTTCCGTCTCTTTTTAACGATTGTCGACTGTTTATAGAcccctttcacacaggcaattcctgttgcggcaattcttagttttataggagagggggcgacgaggagaggagaatcgcgccgagtctgctgtgttcgagcaacacgctttgtgttcttattcgtaacagttcgctgctacgtaacagtgctgcatttgcgcacattttgaaattaatgtatacaatatatttgaaaatttgaatttaatcatttaattttgtatgtaatttgcaaatacatatagaaatatgcataatataattaaaatgtgttagAAAATTGCGAATAACGATTATTattagttaataaaatatatttttttgcttggaaacgatgcgtacaagaagttgagaaaattatatgaaagagaatgacagaaaaacacgaacagagttgtcgaacaagaattgctcgtgtgaacgcaaggggcgacagcaaaagagaatcgcccgagaattaacaacagaagttgcctgtgtgaaagtggacATAGCGAGCATTTACTTCAGTTGCCTCTCGTCGTCGAAAAGACTACGCGCGCCTGACGTCTTTTAGTTTACGCGCGACTCTCTGGGCACATTTCCTGATATAATAAAGTGTTGCAGTTATTGATAAAAATTGCTAAAACAAGAataagtgaaagtgaaataatgaaatttctcCTAGAGGAAGATGATGAAACTTTAAGTGATGAAGGATCAGAAGTCTCTGACCACTTATCTTATGTGGAATGTAATGAGGAATCAGAAATATCTGAATGTAGACCAGATGTGGAATCTGATGAAAAAATGGAACATTTAAACGAAGAAAGTAACTCGGAAGAGGAAAACATTCCTTTGGCTGATAGAGCTGCATACTTCATGGCACGTGGTAatgttacaaaatggaaaaaatcaaatagtgATAGAGTCAGGTATCCACCCCATAATATTCAGACTCAAGAGGTTGGTGCTCTTGGAAAAGGCATGGGCGTAACAACATCTATAAAAGCATGGGATTTGTTTATATGCGATAAAATTATAACGACAGTAGTAAAATATACAAACGAATTTATACAGAAAAAAGAAAGCGCATACTGCAGAGTTCGAGATTGTAAAACTACCGATTCTGTTGAGATTCGGGCCCTGTTCggattattatatattgctgGAACCTTACGAATGTCTCATGGAAACTTGGAGGATGTGTATAGTGATGCTACTGGTCGAGACCAtacggtatttatttgcaatgagtgtTTTGTGACCGATGAATCTGACTATTGAATTATTCTAACTTTCTAATAAGatattattgtatttacatTCTTTTCAATGTATTCTATGAATTCTTATGTTTTCcccaaattttgaaaacaatttgtttggttttgtgttaagattaatgaatttactttgcattcaatgaattatattactttttatgtttttccctcatttaaaatgacaaaaaaaatacttttcctgtaaaatattattttaggataacataataactaaaactaataaaaaaaaatgaattccaCAACATAATTCACTTTAAATCTAGCATTTCAATTCAGGCGTTTTGTTACAAAAGCTGGCGCGCCCGCTTGAAGGTTAAAGCCCATCCCAGATATTTGGGACGGTGTGAACTCCACCATAGCAATGTTTACATTCGAGataaatcgattaaaattttatttgagtgtGCGAATTAAAACaaagtgtgttgtgttttggATCATTGCAAGAAAATGTCGGTTGAAAAAACATACCGTTCAGATTTGAAGGTAAAgttcatatattattataagttTTTAAGAAGAGTTCTCCGTTTTTAAAGAATAAGactcaaatattcaaaaaaatacttgGAGTTTGAAACCATTGGgacatgtgttgtgtttttgtcaaatgggggaaactttagtatagtatcccccgatttcagggttgaaatgggtatggttgatatctgtcaacatggttattgtgcatataaacaaaattgtgtaaaaattaaaatgcttatttaaagcaaatatgaaaCTAATTGATGTAAGAAAAATAATGGGAAACAATTAAGTGAAGTGTTAGTGTTAGTAGTTAGTAATAAGcgcattatatattttaaaagttaactaataatcgaaatatcgccacataaaatttgtgaaagtttcaactttaaatgcgaatatctcgaaaactccccCTATAAGTTTTTCAACCCTGAAAtcggggatactatactaaagccgacccgtcaaatataataaaatacacgatttttattttcacttatctaaaagttaaaaatgcAAATGGCATGATCTTTTTGTTGTGCTTATAGAGATTATTCACACCCTCGTTGGAATAGTCATCCAGGTCAGTAATGGGAGGACCAGGAAATAAGCTTTTTCGAGAGGGTAGGTCAATCGGAGAGGGGTGCTGGATATGGTTAATATCATGAAGGGATTCGTTGCATACAAGacatatatttttctgataAGCGAGAGTCAgttcaatacaatttttactttttactttaggTAGCTTACATCAAAACACTAGTCGTAGGGTAATGTACGGCATCATACTACTTGGAAAACTTCTTTATGGTTCAGTTAGAAGTTCatttcttttgtctgatattagaTAGAATCATTTAGGCGGTTAATAACATTACttttaaaacattattagcaatttttaatttaaacgaaacattctgccgaatatatCATGGTTTTAAATGTTATTCCTTCACGTAGAGATCTATCTGATTCAATCTTTAGCATAGACAAAACTATTCTCCTgtattttgtatacaaaatttcgttgaaatttgtTGCATAGTTGCtacgatatggtttttggcctaaactctttatatttttttaatttacctgATTGCAGTTCTTCTTaccataaaatttagtgttttgtaCGTTTTTCACACCTGGCcgacaaatttgtttttataagttGCAGTCGAAGTAGTAGTGCTAGAAATTCTGTTTAACCacggaatttcaaaaatttgagaACTAGTAAAGTCTAAATAATGgcaatttaatatattcttgtgttttattttaaataaaaattgtatacctCTATTGAAATACCTTCTATaggcaatattattattatattcaattgtTACACATTACATCgcccaaattttaaaaataacattttaatttttttgcatttacagGGTGTTTTAAAGTTTCTGTTGGAACATACTAAAAATGAAGATGCTAAGGGGTCGACCTGCCAAGAAATGGATGCAGAGGTAAGAAATATTGGTTTCCTAGGCTAGCTACTCAGAAATGTTTGTCTAatcataaatacacacataaatttattctaaaaaatatttcaataatacaaaatcctttttgttgaaaaaaaaaacttaattagaagctaatttgattaatttcgtaatttaaatcattaatcaattttatataatgtattttaagtttttccCCTAACCCTTGCCTTATGCGTAGAAGTTTACGTATCTCAAATCATGTAATATAATACTATAATTCTATAAAGTTTttgtttcatatatatatatatattatttttcagaaaaaacaGTTCCTCGCATCAGCCTTAAATAATATGACAACAGATGTAATGAAAGAGTTTCAAAGAGCAATTTCCATTTTAGAGGATCAAGAATCAACTGTTGCTAATAAAGTTAACGCTTTGAATGTAATTAGAGAGGGTATTGACGATATAGATTTTGCAAATAGTTTTGTGAAGGCTGGTGGCTCAATATATTTAGTCCAAAATCTGACTCACACAAATTGTGAAATTAGAAGTTTAACTGCCTATATTATTGCAGAAATGTCACAAAATAACCCATTTTGTCAACAGCATTTTGTAGATGCAAAAACAATTCCagtgttaattaattatttaaatgaatctGAAGAGCTTGCAAACAGTGGCATTCATGCAGTATCATCTTTATTACAAAACTTTAAACCTGGTTTAGTGGAGTTTTTGAACGTAAATGGGATACAAATACTGTTAAAATGTTTAGataaaaacaattcaagacTGTCTGTAAgagtttgttttttaattggaaaGTTAGCAGAACAAGACAATTTGCGAggtaaatatattatacatatatgtttattatgTCGGTTTATAAGTtagatttattttgtattacttttgaaaataattttattgttataatgtaatatgtttattttttagatgAATTGATCGAAAAATTAGCGATTACTCAGTTGGTAAAATGTCTACCTGTGGCTATTGCTGAATATGATAGCAGACTGGAGACTACACTTTATGCACTTTCTGAACTTTCAAAGAGTAATAAGTGGATGATCGAAGAAAGTCAAGAAGAGAAATTAAAATCATTGACTACTGGCATTGTTGAAAATTATGCCATTGAAGAAGAATATGAGGTAAGTGTGGATAGTCTTTTTCACGCATTGAAATACTATTTACaatatcattaaaatatattcaacttgtttcattatattttaaggAAATCTATCGACATTCATGTGCAATTC
This portion of the Zeugodacus cucurbitae isolate PBARC_wt_2022May chromosome 3, idZeuCucr1.2, whole genome shotgun sequence genome encodes:
- the LOC105219731 gene encoding uncharacterized protein LOC105219731 isoform X1, whose product is MKFLLEEDDETLSDEGSEVSDHLSYVECNEESEISECRPDVESDEKMEHLNEESNSEEENIPLADRAAYFMARGNVTKWKKSNSDRVRYPPHNIQTQEVGALGKGMGVTTSIKAWDLFICDKIITTVVKYTNEFIQKKESAYCRVRDCKTTDSVEIRALFGLLYIAGTLRMSHGNLEDVYSDATGRDHTGVLKFLLEHTKNEDAKGSTCQEMDAEKKQFLASALNNMTTDVMKEFQRAISILEDQESTVANKVNALNVIREGIDDIDFANSFVKAGGSIYLVQNLTHTNCEIRSLTAYIIAEMSQNNPFCQQHFVDAKTIPVLINYLNESEELANSGIHAVSSLLQNFKPGLVEFLNVNGIQILLKCLDKNNSRLSVRVCFLIGKLAEQDNLRDELIEKLAITQLVKCLPVAIAEYDSRLETTLYALSELSKSNKWMIEESQEEKLKSLTTGIVENYAIEEEYEEIYRHSCAILRKLDTHANTR
- the LOC105219731 gene encoding uncharacterized protein LOC105219731 isoform X2, yielding MSVEKTYRSDLKGVLKFLLEHTKNEDAKGSTCQEMDAEKKQFLASALNNMTTDVMKEFQRAISILEDQESTVANKVNALNVIREGIDDIDFANSFVKAGGSIYLVQNLTHTNCEIRSLTAYIIAEMSQNNPFCQQHFVDAKTIPVLINYLNESEELANSGIHAVSSLLQNFKPGLVEFLNVNGIQILLKCLDKNNSRLSVRVCFLIGKLAEQDNLRDELIEKLAITQLVKCLPVAIAEYDSRLETTLYALSELSKSNKWMIEESQEEKLKSLTTGIVENYAIEEEYEEIYRHSCAILRKLDTHANTR
- the LOC105219731 gene encoding uncharacterized protein LOC105219731 isoform X3 yields the protein MKLIDGVLKFLLEHTKNEDAKGSTCQEMDAEKKQFLASALNNMTTDVMKEFQRAISILEDQESTVANKVNALNVIREGIDDIDFANSFVKAGGSIYLVQNLTHTNCEIRSLTAYIIAEMSQNNPFCQQHFVDAKTIPVLINYLNESEELANSGIHAVSSLLQNFKPGLVEFLNVNGIQILLKCLDKNNSRLSVRVCFLIGKLAEQDNLRDELIEKLAITQLVKCLPVAIAEYDSRLETTLYALSELSKSNKWMIEESQEEKLKSLTTGIVENYAIEEEYEEIYRHSCAILRKLDTHANTR